The genomic region cttGTCGCGGTGCATATCcgcctcaccaacccccaactccttcgccttctccgccAGCGCCTTGTCATTCGCCAGCACAACCGCAATCGGCCTCGGGCTCCCGCTGTCCCCATGCACCATGATGTTCTGCACATACGCGGCACCCCTATACACCGCCTCAAGCTTCTCCAGCGCAATGTACTCCCCTCCCTGCAGCTTGACCAGGTTCTTCAACCGGTCAATCACCCTCACATGTCCATCCGGGTCAAACTGCCCGATATCTCCCGTCCTAAACCACCCATCCTCTGTGACAGCCTTGGCGGTTTCCTCCGGGTTCTCAAAATACTCCTTGAGAACCGGCTTCCCCCTAAGCAAGATCTCTCCCTGGGGCGGATTGGTAGGGTGATCAACCACATAATCCAGCTCGGGCAAGCTCACAAGCTTCATCTCCACCGCAGCAGGAACAGGCCCGATCGCCTCCGTCGTCCACTGCAACGGGCACCCAAGTGCTCCATTCCCGCACGTCTCAGTGAGCCCATACCCATTCATCATCGGCGCCACAACCAAACTCATAAACTTTTGCGTACCGGTGGCTATCCCACTCGCTCCATTGACGATGAACCTCAGTCTGCCTCCTGTCATAACCCGGACTTGGTCAAAGACGAGCTTGTCCAAAATGCCCTGACCAGGTAACCCAGTCCTGACCATCAAGTCCTTGAGCGCATACGCCCCCCAAAACAGGTTCTTCATGATAGCCCCACCACTGTTGACCTTTCCTTCTACTCCCTTCCGGACGGTCTCCCAGATTTGGGGGACACCAACCATGACCGTCGGTCGGAAAGCTCTCATGTCTCCGTAGCAGTTCCTCATGCTTTGATCGGACAGCGTCCGTGGGCTGCCGTACCCCAGAGTAGCCCCAACAAATATGGCAAGattctccaacaccaactcAAAGATATGCGCCAGAGGGAGATAAGCAAGAACATACTCCTTTTGTGAGACACTCTCCTCCATGACAGAaaacaaccccgccaccgcagcaacaaaccccccatgACTAACCGGTACTCCTTTTGGTGGTCCGGTGCTGCCAGAGGTATACATGATGCAGTAGACCTCTTCCGGATCCTTTGGCGGGTTCGCCTCGACGGGGTTATCCTGCCCCAGCTGCCGCAGTTCCTCAAAGCTCAACACCTTGAGATTTGGATGGGTAGATTTGAAAGAGTCAATCTCAGAGTCGGGGACTGGTTGGTGGGAGTTATTGTTGTAGATCAAGAATTTAATCTGATCACCAGCTGCTTCGAGCGGTTTCTTCGCTGTCttgagaaggtgagggtCGATGAAGATAGCAGAGGCTTTTGACTGCAGCAGTGAGTGCTCTACTCCCGACGGGCCCAAGGTGTCGTACGcggtgacgatggtgagggattgggaggagCAGGCGTGGGAAAGAGTTAGCCATTCGGGACTATTTCCACTGTTAATACCTTCCAGCATCATGTTATTACGGAGTGAACCTACCTGGTGGCAGCAAAAATATgcaccctctccttctcctttaAACCCAGCTTCACCAACCCTGCTCCCACCTCGAGAGCCTGCTTAAAGTACTCCCCGTAGGTCAAATACCCATAGTCGCTCAGCTCGAAAAAGGTCCATTCCTtgtccaccagctcctcttTTCCGTCGATCACTTTGGGGATTTTCTTGTTCTCTTTGTGGACTTTGATGAGCTTTCTGCTACCGATGGCCGGTTCGTCTGGGTAGAGCTTTGCCGAGCGCTTCAACAGGTCGAAGGTAGTATTAACATCCGGGGCGGGGCGCTCGAGGAGGCCATCGCGGGCTTTGGGATGACGACGGGGGATGGTCTCGTTGGGAACTTGAGGGTGGTTTGGCACCGGTATTGTGTAAGGCGGGTGTTGGACCTTCCTGAGGGGGATCGAGGAGGTGTTGTAGGAGGTGGGCATTTTGAGTTGTTACCCTGTGTAGGGAGAGGTACAGGGTGAAATGTAATAGGTTCGCAGGTAGGCGAAGAAGGCAGACAGCGGTCGTCTGAACTGCGTCGTGTAACCGGCAAGCTGTCAAACTTGCGAGTCGAAGCTTGTCAGAGCTAGTTTGCTCCAAGTCGGTCGAAAACACCTCTGCAAGTCCGTTGGTTAATTAGCCAAACTGGCGGAATCCGGAGAACCTAAAAGCTCGTTTCTTGTCCTTACCAAACGCCCCAATCTCCAAAGCTTGTGATATCGATACCTCGGCTTTCAATAAAGTTGACTTGTGTAAGTCGGCCAAACTATGGCTTGCATATACGGCGAGGCTGCTTTTGGTAGCGTGACCTGGGGGGCCGTGTAAGACAAGCGGCTCGTATTGGACGGTTGGTTACGTTCGTCAAAGAAAAGTATGGTATGCCAAGGGGGCGTTTTGAATtttgttgagaaggagcACAACAGAAGCTTTTACGATGTatcaaagaaaagaagctgCTGGGTTGAGATGCCTCGGTTCAGGGTCATGGGAGCAGTTTCAACTCGGGGAGCTGGCTGTTTTGAGGTGTCCAGCGCAAGCGAGCTCGTCTCCATTTTTATTGTTTCAATCAATGCCTTGATCGGTTGTTTTCCACAGGGTCGTACACAATGACCTCAACGATTTTTGAGCCGCGCGCTCCTTCTAAAGGCCCCAAGCAGttgaggtgggtgatgaCGGCACATGACAGGCCACACAGGGGGGGTACCCACTGTGTCGGAACTTGCCTTGCCAAGGTGCGCTAGAACCCCACCTGGTCCATGCTCCCCATATCCACAGATGACATCATTCGAGTTAAGCCGCGCGGTTCTCGGGTTGAACCGTTTCTGATGTTGATTGAAGGTATTCCCAGCATACTATGCAAAAAGCTTTTCTCGATCTAATAACCTTCATGGGAAAGGTTTTGGCTGGTGAAGAATGCTGAAATGACCCTGACTGCTTCAGCCCTATGAGCACGCCAATGTGGGGTGTAAGGAACAGGGTCGAACGATGTCCCCACCACACGATGTCATCGATTGTTTGCTGGGAAAGGTTCATGAGGTTGCGGTTTACATCAGGTCAGCTGGAAAGTCGCATTCACCGAATAGATAAGAGAAGCACTCATAGAACAGAtgaaagagaaggaaaatCAGGGTGGTATCTATTTTCTGCCGAGATGCCGGTAAAGTAAAGGGGCGCACTGTTAAGGATTTCGAACATCAGGCCATTTGAAGTCGTGCGATATACCTCATTACTCTGTCGACAAGGTGGAAAATTTCATAAGGATCCAGGTGCAGTTTTGCCCTCAATCAGCTCCATGGTTTTGTGGTATGAGATGCGAAAAATATTCGTACATGGGAGCCGTACATCGTACATCACCCCAAAGGAGCCTACTCATTCTTCGTCActttccagctcctcatcAGTGCTGGCTACCTCCTCCTGGGCCTCGTGTCATTCCTCCGCGGTGTCAGTCTCCTCGTTTGTCTCATTGTCGTAAAATAAAACCGCCTTGTCGCCATACTTTTCCACAAGCAACTCGTCAAATTGCTTGTAAAGCCTCTGAATAGTCCTCTTAATCTGGCTTGTCATCAAAGCTAGGCCAATATCTCCAAGGTGAAGTCCGCATGTCCACCTGACAAACATCCACTCGTTTCTTCGATCGCTTCAGTTGCAGCATCCTACATCTGATCCTTCATTTGCAGAACCACAACCCGATAAGTTTCATATGGCCAATCCCACCCCATTGCGCTCATATATTCCATCAGAGGCTTCAAGCATTTCGTTGCCGCATCGCCATCCCTCCGAGCCAGTGCCTCCATCActtcctccaaaaacccGAGCTCCTTTTGCAGGCACCTTTCTCTCACCTCACGGTACAACAGTGCAAACTCATGAGCTTCGACTACTGAGGGCCGCCGCCACCCCGTATCGGAAAGCTCAGAGTCGGTGAACATCATGCAATCTCAAGGCAATGCCACGCGGTCCAGGATTAGTTCCCCACCCAAGAACCCAGCTGACTTCCACGTTCTGGCTTCGTAAGTACTGTAGTATACTGGCATTGGAATAGACAGCGGCGATGTGGAGGATGTTCCACTGTTTGTATACTACATCCAGTCGAGCCCCAGTTTCAACCAAAAGTCGCAGACATGTGAGGTTTTCTTGTCGCAGAGCCACGAGTGCAGCTGTCCTCCCAGAATCATCACGAGCTTCGAGATCCACTCCAAAGCGGTCCTGAAAAAGAaaggccaagatcaagctgAGACTCCGTGCTTCGACTTGAGAATTCCCAGCTAATATTATTAGAGGCGAGCGTATGTGAAGATCCCTTGTCAAGGCATTCACCAGCCAAGGATGCTGCAGCGCCGTAATTTTAAGAATCTCTTCTCGTCTATCCCAACCGTGGCGGAATATACTTACAAATAAATAGTGAATGGCAAGAAAACCTCCGTTGTTGTAAATACCAACATCGCAGTTTGCATCGAGGAGGATCCCCACGCATTCTTTGCACAAAACAAGCATAGCTTTATGCAGTGCAGTATTGCCGCTAATTTCGTTGATGTAATTGATGTTTGCCCCATGGCAGATCAAAGCTTTCATAGCGACATGTGCGTGTGCACCTACCGCAGTGTCCAACGCGTTAAGCCACAAGAGTCTGGCATGTTGATAGCATCCTGGTGCGCAATTATAAGAGAATGAACGTCGTCAGTAGTGTGGACTGCGTTGCGTAATGGCCATGAAACAACATCATCCGTTTCTCCCGACAGAATCATGATTTCTTCGAACAGTGCTTCACGGGTGGAGGTAATACGTGTGGAAGTAAAATCTGTCAAGGGGGGATAGAAGCCACGGCTTCGAACAAGATGTATTACTTTTATGCTGTATCTTTGCATGCATTAGTTACCGAAACAACGGTACGTATTACGAGATGAAGCATAAGGTAGGGATGGCAACTAAAAGGAGGTTCATCGCTCACTTTGGAAGTCCGGTAGTTGAAAAAAGTCGTTCCCAGTAATCTACCAAGGTTTGCAATTCTAGATCTCCCAAAAATATCAACGCCACCTAGAATTAAGTAACGCAGTGGTTAACAACATTCCGATGTAGAGTAAAACCACGAAAAGGCACTCACATTCATCATAGGCTCGCCAAACGTAGGCACATGGCCACTTGGGTAATATAACGCACCAGCTTCTGAGGGTATTTCCAGTCGCTGGAAGTCCATTCCCCTATACAAGAAATCCACAAGTTCCCCATAATAAGGAGCTTGGCGTGAAATTAAAAGGTGTAAGTGTGCACCATAGCCGCCCATGCTCCCAATTGACATTCTGAAGCCACGATAATAGTGATAAAACGATGAAGGAAAGCTGCACTCAAAGCTTGTTGACGAATGTGAACGTTAACAGCCCGGGCGATCACATTTCCATGGGTTTTTAATGGCGCTGATGTCGTACTCGAGCATGAAGGAACCGATAGCTGACCTTAGCCATGAGGAAGACCGCGCCTGCTTCCTCGAGGTATGACATCGCAACTGCAATCCCGTGTGCATTGCCCAGCAGCCCTCAACAAGGCATTTATCAGGCCATTCTGAGCACACCCCTCGGGAGGCTTTGTGACGTGGGTGTATGAACTAATATCTCGGTAGATGCGGAGTCTGCATCGCCATTTGCTGACGCTTCTGGGACGACAGTTGGGTTTGAAGCGTGGCTCTGTAACAGCTTTGCTATCCCGGAATGATTATGAATAGTCACTGCCCGTATTTCGAGCATGATCTCATGGTGTTGTTTCCTGGCAGCTTCAAATCAGTTTTGCTGAAAGGATAGTAGTAATGAGAGCCTGGAAAACGCTCACTCAGGTTCCTCCATCGATATAGTCAAAGCGGCAAGTTGAAGTTGTAGGTGAATAGTTTGGGCATGCTCACAGAGATGTGTCaccgttttctttttccacaTCCATTTCGCATGCTTGACATCTGTCCCACCAAAGCAGCTGTCGTGGAGGCTTTAGAGATCGGAGACCAGGACTTGAAGCTCCAGAGTTGCTTTTTTCAGGTCTGAAAAATCATCGGAAGATGCGGACCAAATCCCGTCCTCTGATTGACCTGAGCTTGGACCCGGAGACGAGGAATTTGCGTCGAATCTCTTAAACATTCTTTCAATCTTTGCGAGGATCACCCGTAATGTTTCCAGCTAACATCTGGTTAGGACGAGCGTTCTTCATAGTGGGTGTCAAATGATGATCGCCATACCTCATTCAGCAGAAACGCAAGTTCACCCCTAGCCTCTGTAATAGCACGCAATGCCAGGTGGCTTGTATGCATGGGCTCCTGCTATTCCAATCGGACAGGTGCAAAAATGCAGATCGGGCTGATTTTCTTTACCTCGAGAAGTTATCCAGGTAGTCGATATGCTCCCAGTTTGTACCACATCACGATATACCTGTGCATGGTGCTTGTTATTAAAGATAATCAAGTGACTATCTACCTAGCCAGCCCCACGACTTCCATTCGACTTCCCCAGATCTCGATTATAACAGCCCTTCAACCATAATCACGAGTCCAGTACCCTGCAAACAAAATAGAATCAGGGACAGAGGCTACTAGGAACAGAGATAGGAAAACCTAGGACCAGAGGTAGAGAGGTTACGAATGCAGATTGGAAAGGCTAGGACTCTTAAGGCTTGGAGAGCGAGGATCAAAAACAGGTAAAACTGAATTACAAGAGATGACTTACAATCTCATCATAAACTCATCCATACCACTTAATCATTTCCCCACAATTAAGCAAATATTTCCATGTCCAGCAAATTATCACCCCATACCCTTCCCTGATAAGTCAATCCGcatctcttcatcctccttaACATCACCCTTCACTCCTGACAAATAAtgctcttcatcttctcaATAGCATCCCACCCAACCTCTTCTATCCACAACACCTTCATAGACCAACCTCCGATTTCAGGATTGTTGATCTTGTTCCGCCCACCAGCCTGAGACGCCCCCTTGGGCGCTTTAGAGATGCGGCAGATACACCGGCACAGCTTTCTCTCACGCTCGACCTCATTTTGTTGCGAGAATTGCGACGGAGGTGGTCCAGCCGAAAGGAAGATGCTACTCAGTTTATCAAGAACCCCGTCGGGCCTCCAATTCTCCAACACACCCCAGACATGGGGCTTCAAATCTTTCCACAGGTCCATGAACTGAAAGTGCTGCGTTCGAAACGAGTTGTCATGTTTGATGACATTGAAGAGTGGAATCTGAGTGGCAGAGGGTCGGTTTCGGTGTGAGTAGTTCACTCGCGCGTAAAGCTCGTACACGACATCTCGGTTTTGGGATGAATTCCGAACGTTCTCCGCGATGAGATGCCCGAGGCGGAAGCAAGTGCGTGAAACGGTGTTATTTGAGAGTCCGCACACGGGAGATTTGTCCCGAAGTGTCGATGGGAAGGGCGGTCGATTGAATGGCCGAACCACAAGCTGGTGAGATGGAGCCAACTCAGGTTTCTGCGAATTAGTTGACAAAATTTCAGGTACTGGCTGAGATTTAGGCGGGTCAACGGAATGGGGCCTGGCTTGTGAGGCTAGTTGGTCCACGATCGGGCTCCAATCAATATCTGAGTCCATGaggtcctcatcctcttctggCCCCTCTGCAGGCTTGCCGTGAAAAGACCTTTTAAGGTCCGGATCGTACGTCCCCACAGACGAGATGCTGCTCATGTCTCGTAGCATGCTGGTCGGCGGTGATTGACGTGATGGTCGGTCGATCGAGTCTGCCAACTTCACCAAATCCTCTTCATCGAGCGACGTTACCGAGTAGCTTTCGTCTTCGCTCTCAACTTTCGGCATGTTGGAAAAAGACATAAGATTGACAGCGACACCTCGAGAGTCAAACATGTTGCAATCTGCGTAGGGTAGTTCCTGGGTTTCCTGGTGGCGTGGGGGCCCATTGTGGTTGGCAGGACCATCCTCCTGTTTATTGCCATTCTCGCTATGTCCCCATGTTCGAGTTGAGTCTGGAAGAGAACACAAACTCATAGTGTGCCTTGCACTAGGAAGCACACCATTGGCGTCTGTTTGGAGAGTTGTCCCAGGTGTTGCGGGATGACATTGTTGAAGGTAGGTCTCATCAATGAGCTGGTCCAGCTTGGAGACCGTCGCTGCCAACGACCCGGGGTTTGCGGCATCCAAATCGTCTGTGGACGAAAAGGACCACAAGTTGACGGTGGATGAGGCATTAGCTAGCTCACTCGTTAGCTTAGGCGTCGGATAATCGACGGCGACGGAGGCACTCTTTGGGTAATTTTGTGCAGACGAATGGGCAGGGCGATCAACATAGCTTAGCCGTGCTTTCTTCGCGGGccgccggagccggagctcTTCGTGATCATCTTGAGAGTCTTCGGACAGGTCGTAGGGGTCCTTCGATTCCGAACCCAACTCTTCTGGGCGAAACAGGCCTCCGTTCTGGCGCGAGACTGAAGTCTGGGCATGTCTTGATTTCGGTAGCCTTTGCAATGTCAGTTAGTGGAGTTAAAGAAGCGTGGGAATGATGGACACGACTAACGTTTTGGTGACCTTACCAGCCAGCTGAGATTGCCGTTGCTCCATCGTCACCAATCTCTGTCCCGGTGTGCACTGTTTTAAGAAAGTGTGAGTATTCTGTCGACGCAGGTTTGTGACAAAGGCCAAGAGAGCCAGCTGTGACAGACCTCAGAGACACCCGAAAAGTATTCCTCAAGAAAGTGAAATTTGGTCTCCGCCATTCTCCCACACATTTTTTCTTCAGATTTGTGCGATTCGTGGGGTGGTCTTGCCTTTGCGTGTAAGTCATTCCTTCCTATCTTGTCCAACTCCCCCCTGGCAAGGCCCCTGAGACGACTAGGCAGCTGGCTGGCAGCTGCAGCCGCCTAACAGCCGACTGTGCTTGGCAGGCGCAACCAGGAGCTGTTGAATGGCCCAAGCTTCGGCGCCATTGACGATGATCACCGAGGAGTTGCGGGGCAGTTGCCATGATGCGAGTTTCCCGGGAATGTAACACCTTTGCCTGCTGCAGCCACTTGAAACGGCTTTTTCGTCTGTTGATGGCCAACTTTCCACCGTGTCATATCCAATGTATTGTGAGCGTACAATATTCgcgtcaacctcttctcctccaggtGTTCTGAGCGTTGTGTGAGGGGGCTTAGCACTTCACTGCCCTCAAGCTACCCCGCCATCTCCAGGTGTTATCTTATCGCGCAACAACCACAAGGTGCGCCCAAGCCGGCCTTGACAGGACGCTTGCGCATGCCCGGAGCCTCATTATCGTCTCGCCGAAACTTTGCTATTTACGTCGCTTGAAGGGATTTTTcatcttttgcttctttctGAAGGCCATCTAATACCGCTTCTAAACCTCGGTTAGCATCTCGATGAGGTGACATCTCAGCAGGGTGTGTTCCGTCTCCCTGAGTGAAGTGATGTGAAACAACTCAACATGTAAAAGCAATAGCTGACTGATGTGCTAGTGATCCGGCACACATAAACAACTCTCCACCATCATGTTCTCCCAAAAGAAACCCTACACggccgtcaccgtcaccatcgAACATCTGACGAGTGAGGCGATACCGGAAAATGATCTCAGTGGAATCCCAGAACTCGTCGaagtcatcaacctccagGATTCAGGTCCTTCAGAAGCCGCACGCGCCATCAGAAAGAAGCTCAAGTACGGAAATCTCCACCGGCAACTCCGCGCCCTCACCCTACTGGACGGTCTCATTCAGAATGCCGGTCCCCGCTTCCAGCGAAGCTTTGCTGACGAGGCTCTGCTTGAGCGTTTGCGGTTTTGCGGCAAGGCTCAGCTGTCTGACCcggaggtgaggaagaagtgTACAGAGCTCTTTCGCAGCTGGGCCGTTCAATACAAGGGCGTCCGCGGACTGGAACAGATTGCTACTCTTCACAACGAGCTTCCTAAGAGGAAGCAGGTAGTGACTCAGGAGAGGTCCAAGGTGATCAAGGAAACATCAAACCCctttggggatgatgacgatgaacTCAGAAGCCCACCGGCGGCAGGTCCATCCCAGTCTGGACCTCGCCATGGC from Podospora bellae-mahoneyi strain CBS 112042 chromosome 4, whole genome shotgun sequence harbors:
- the FAA4_2 gene encoding long-chain fatty acid-CoA ligase (COG:I; EggNog:ENOG503NVN8) codes for the protein MPTSYNTSSIPLRKVQHPPYTIPVPNHPQVPNETIPRRHPKARDGLLERPAPDVNTTFDLLKRSAKLYPDEPAIGSRKLIKVHKENKKIPKVIDGKEELVDKEWTFFELSDYGYLTYGEYFKQALEVGAGLVKLGLKEKERVHIFAATSPEWLTLSHACSSQSLTIVTAYDTLGPSGVEHSLLQSKASAIFIDPHLLKTAKKPLEAAGDQIKFLIYNNNSHQPVPDSEIDSFKSTHPNLKVLSFEELRQLGQDNPVEANPPKDPEEVYCIMYTSGSTGPPKGVPVSHGGFVAAVAGLFSVMEESVSQKEYVLAYLPLAHIFELVLENLAIFVGATLGYGSPRTLSDQSMRNCYGDMRAFRPTVMVGVPQIWETVRKGVEGKVNSGGAIMKNLFWGAYALKDLMVRTGLPGQGILDKLVFDQVRVMTGGRLRFIVNGASGIATGTQKFMSLVVAPMMNGYGLTETCGNGALGCPLQWTTEAIGPVPAAVEMKLVSLPELDYVVDHPTNPPQGEILLRGKPVLKEYFENPEETAKAVTEDGWFRTGDIGQFDPDGHVRVIDRLKNLVKLQGGEYIALEKLEAVYRGAAYVQNIMVHGDSGSPRPIAVVLANDKALAEKAKELGVGEADMHRDKKVRDAVLKSLQGVARKNGLSSMETVAGVVVVDDEWTPNNGLVTATQKVNRRAVRERYKKQIEEVVGNK
- a CDS encoding hypothetical protein (EggNog:ENOG503P59E), which gives rise to MEQRQSQLAGKVTKTLPKSRHAQTSVSRQNGGLFRPEELGSESKDPYDLSEDSQDDHEELRLRRPAKKARLSYVDRPAHSSAQNYPKSASVAVDYPTPKLTSELANASSTVNLWSFSSTDDLDAANPGSLAATVSKLDQLIDETYLQQCHPATPGTTLQTDANGVLPSARHTMSLCSLPDSTRTWGHSENGNKQEDGPANHNGPPRHQETQELPYADCNMFDSRGVAVNLMSFSNMPKVESEDESYSVTSLDEEDLVKLADSIDRPSRQSPPTSMLRDMSSISSVGTYDPDLKRSFHGKPAEGPEEDEDLMDSDIDWSPIVDQLASQARPHSVDPPKSQPVPEILSTNSQKPELAPSHQLVVRPFNRPPFPSTLRDKSPVCGLSNNTVSRTCFRLGHLIAENVRNSSQNRDVVYELYARVNYSHRNRPSATQIPLFNVIKHDNSFRTQHFQFMDLWKDLKPHVWGVLENWRPDGVLDKLSSIFLSAGPPPSQFSQQNEVERERKLCRCICRISKAPKGASQAGGRNKINNPEIGGWSMKVLWIEEVGWDAIEKMKSIICQE